Genomic segment of Eremothecium sinecaudum strain ATCC 58844 chromosome VIII, complete sequence:
TATAATCACCTTATTCACTTCCTCCACCTTATTCCAGTCAACATTTCTACCACAAACGCTTCCCCTTCCAACTTTAGAGTCTACCGAATTCACAGCGTTCCTAACAATACTTCTTTCATGTGTTGACTCTCCCACAAAAGTAACAGACCTACCCTCTCTACCAGCTCTAGCAGTACGACCAACTCTATGCAAGTAGATTTCGTATGACTTTGGCATATCGAAATTTATTACGACTTCAATCTTCGGAATATCCAAACCTCTTGACGCCAAATCTGTACAAACTAGAACAGGAACTTCCAATGTTTTGAAATCATTCACAGATTTTAAACGCTGCTCTTGTGTGAGAGAACCGTGCAATTCCCCTACCTTCATACCCAATAATCCTAATATTATCCGCAACCTATGGGCCATCTCCTTTCTGGAGACAAATACGACAATCCTCTTCTGACCAGTAGGATCCAATTTCCGTATTAAATGGTACAGGAGAGCTGGTTTCAATTGATCTCTTTTTCTAATACGTACGAACTCCTGCGATAACTTCGAGGCTGCCTGCTTTGGAGGATCAATCATAATTCTAACAGGCTTCTTTAGCGACAAGGAAACCAATTGCTTGATTCTAGAATTCATGGTTGCAGAAAACAATAACGTTTGTCTTTTACTTGGAACCAATGACATAATTTCATTCAGTTCATCTTGGAAACCCTCTTCTAACATTCTATCAGCTTCATCAATGACAAGGATCTCAACGGAATCAACGTTGAAGGAAGCTGAATTTCTAATATGATCAATTATTCTACCTGGTGTTGCAATAACGACATCCGGACGGGACTTCAATGACTGTTCTTGTTGTCTTAGGTTCAAACCACCAACAGCGAGACCAAAACTTAAGCTGTTAACATACGCACCAATTTTCTTCCCAACATCACTAACTTGAATTGCCAATTCACGAGTAGGTGTCAAGACAAGCACCCTGGTACATGCTATCTTTGCAGGCTTGTACAACAAACGCTCAATAATTGGAATCATGAAAGCAGCCGTCTTACCAGAACCAGTAACAGCTCCAGCTATAATATCTTTTCCAAGTAATGCTATGGGTATCGTAGCACTCTGGATTGGCGAAGGCTTTACGTATCCCAAGGCGTTTAGACCCTTTAAAACAGGACGAGACAATGATAAAGTATTAAAAGTAGTATGGACACACTTTTTTGCCTCATGCCCTTCCTCTTCTGGAGCGTAAAATTTCGCCATCTCCTCAACTgtatcttcttctttcaCTTCTTCGTCAGAAACCGATGACTTTAGCTCCTCACGATCattatcttcttcagatGAGAGGGAGCTTTCTGCTTCACTTTCTACTGCCGATTCTTCCTCAGATTGTTCAGCTTCAAAGTTTTGCCGCTTAGCTCCCATTCCAAACCCATCTAATGCAAgatcatcatcatcttcttcaccAATTTGTTCCTTCTCGGCATTTTCTTGTTCAGAATCTTCACTCTCCGAACAATCTGAAGAGTCTTCAGCTCCTGCAGCCATTTGGACTAAACCACCCTTTCTTCTGATAATTCCGTCAATATCAACGTCAGTTTTATTTTCACTTTTCTCATCTCCAGCAAAATCCCAGCCTTCAAAATTTGTTGTAAGCTCCGAATTATCAACTGCAAACATGAAATCGGGGTTTAAGTCCCCTTTAgcttcatcttcagattCGGCTGCTCCCTTGACTTTAGATTTACTTTTCTTATTTTTAGATGGTTTTGTTCTTTTACTTTGATTTTGGTTCATATCATCATCAGACGCATCTAAATCAGGAACATCTTCTTCACTATCACTGATTGTTGGCACAAAGTCATTAAATCCTTTAAATTTTCTAATAGCCATTGTATTAGTGACTTTTCCTGCAAAATAAAATCGTCAATAGAACTGAAGGATATAAATGTATATATCTCATCGCCTTCTATATAATGTTCCTATCaaattttttctttataATTCGTGTAAAATGATAGTTGATGTAAATCACACCAAACGAATGTATAAATTACTATTAGAGTTAGATAGTGACATCTTGTTGAATGCATGAAATAGTAAGGGAATTTTTAGACTGTTAGGGTTTTGGAATCTAGTTCAAAACCCATATTAGTGAGAAGTCAAAGACATTAATAATAAGGAGGCTGAAGAAGATTTCACACTTACAAGAATAGTTTACCTGGTTACAAATAAATCAAAATGGTTTGGATTAGGCGATACATGAGGATTCCACAGGAGTTGAAACCTTCGGAGATTTTTAAACAAAATTCATTGTCCCCAAGTAAAATATTCATGCAGATATTTCTACTACAGGTGTTCTATTATCTGACTGCATATACCCTTTTTTATTCTTGGGCAACACTATGCGGATATGATTTTAAGGCATCAGAATGGTTATTTTCATGGGAGCTAATTGACTTTTCGAACTCATTTGGTATATCTTTAGTTGGGTTATGGTTACTTGATTCCTTAATATGCGTTATTTTCCTTACTGTTATAGTTGGTAGAAGCAAGCTAGCGTGGGACTTCGCGGTTACTATACATGCAATTAACTTAGTGGTCGTTTGGTTCCACACGAAACAGTTTCCGTCCTTTTCCTGGTTTTTACTGCAGCTTGCCTCAAGTCTCATATTAGTGTTTTTAGGGACCTGGACCACCAGATGGAGAGAGCTTAGGGACACATTCTTCGAGGGTTTAGTGGACGACGAATCATTCAATGGAAATAGAGCGGAGTCATCGATCACCAATAGCGATCAACAGCGAGAACAGTTTCCGTTAAAGGACTTGGAAGCGCAAAAGTAAAATTCCAAAGCTGCTTTTATGATTGAGGC
This window contains:
- the DRS1 gene encoding putative ATP-dependent RNA helicase (Syntenic homolog of Ashbya gossypii AAL164C; Syntenic homolog of Saccharomyces cerevisiae YLL008W (DRS1)); translated protein: MAIRKFKGFNDFVPTISDSEEDVPDLDASDDDMNQNQSKRTKPSKNKKSKSKVKGAAESEDEAKGDLNPDFMFAVDNSELTTNFEGWDFAGDEKSENKTDVDIDGIIRRKGGLVQMAAGAEDSSDCSESEDSEQENAEKEQIGEEDDDDLALDGFGMGAKRQNFEAEQSEEESAVESEAESSLSSEEDNDREELKSSVSDEEVKEEDTVEEMAKFYAPEEEGHEAKKCVHTTFNTLSLSRPVLKGLNALGYVKPSPIQSATIPIALLGKDIIAGAVTGSGKTAAFMIPIIERLLYKPAKIACTRVLVLTPTRELAIQVSDVGKKIGAYVNSLSFGLAVGGLNLRQQEQSLKSRPDVVIATPGRIIDHIRNSASFNVDSVEILVIDEADRMLEEGFQDELNEIMSLVPSKRQTLLFSATMNSRIKQLVSLSLKKPVRIMIDPPKQAASKLSQEFVRIRKRDQLKPALLYHLIRKLDPTGQKRIVVFVSRKEMAHRLRIILGLLGMKVGELHGSLTQEQRLKSVNDFKTLEVPVLVCTDLASRGLDIPKIEVVINFDMPKSYEIYLHRVGRTARAGREGRSVTFVGESTHERSIVRNAVNSVDSKVGRGSVCGRNVDWNKVEEVNKVIISKEDLIGEVLEEEKQEKEILRAEMEIRKGQNLLKHKAEIQSRPKRTWFQTESEKKNSSILSVLSKNKKLTNSKQRKRLEAVEDSSSRSYKKTKKDRSEDQERSFRKKKLNQKIKNKKKFRKG
- the SYS1 gene encoding Sys1p (Syntenic homolog of Ashbya gossypii AAL163W; Syntenic homolog of Saccharomyces cerevisiae YJL004C (SYS1)), with the translated sequence MVWIRRYMRIPQELKPSEIFKQNSLSPSKIFMQIFLLQVFYYLTAYTLFYSWATLCGYDFKASEWLFSWELIDFSNSFGISLVGLWLLDSLICVIFLTVIVGRSKLAWDFAVTIHAINLVVVWFHTKQFPSFSWFLLQLASSLILVFLGTWTTRWRELRDTFFEGLVDDESFNGNRAESSITNSDQQREQFPLKDLEAQK